A section of the Flavobacterium sp. CG_23.5 genome encodes:
- the pgmB gene encoding beta-phosphoglucomutase, translated as MNKKAFIFDLDGVIVDTAKYHYLAWKKIADQLGIEFTLEHNELLKGVSRVRSLDIILELGKIEASQEDKDKWLIQKNEDYLTYLVDMDESEILPGVFTILKFLKEKNQPIALGSASKNARPILEKTGILPYFDAIVDGNDVSNAKPDPEVFLIAAKLLDTKPENAIVFEDSVAGVQAANIGKMTSIGIGEESVLHEAKYIFKDFTHIDTSFIESLIK; from the coding sequence ATGAATAAGAAAGCATTCATATTCGACTTAGACGGCGTAATAGTTGACACCGCTAAATACCATTATTTAGCCTGGAAAAAAATTGCAGACCAGTTAGGTATCGAATTTACATTAGAACACAACGAACTATTAAAAGGAGTTAGCCGCGTGCGATCTCTGGATATAATTTTAGAATTAGGCAAAATTGAGGCTTCGCAAGAAGATAAAGACAAATGGTTGATTCAAAAAAACGAGGATTATCTAACCTATTTGGTAGATATGGATGAAAGTGAAATCCTTCCAGGTGTTTTTACCATTTTAAAATTTTTAAAAGAAAAAAACCAACCGATCGCTTTAGGTTCGGCCAGTAAAAACGCAAGACCTATTCTGGAGAAAACAGGAATTCTACCCTATTTTGATGCCATTGTCGATGGAAATGATGTTTCCAATGCAAAACCAGATCCGGAAGTTTTCCTAATTGCTGCTAAATTATTGGACACAAAACCGGAGAATGCAATCGTTTTCGAAGATTCTGTGGCAGGTGTTCAAGCGGCTAATATTGGAAAAATGACCAGTATCGGAATTGGCGAAGAATCCGTTTTACATGAAGCAAAATATATTTTTAAAGACTTCACTCATATTGATACAAGCTTTATAGAGTCTTTAATAAAGTAG